CGTCGGCCTTGCCGTCAGACTCACCAACGCCTACCCTCACGAGCTGGACGGCGGGCGACGTCAGAGAGTTGGTATCGCCCGTGCTCTGGCATTGAATCCCGACTTCATCGTCCAGGACGAACCGGTATCGGCGTTGGACGTCTGCATTCAGGCTCAGATACTTAACCTCATGAAGCAACTGCAAAAAGACCTGGGGCTCACCTACCTGTTTATCTCCCACGACCTCTCGGTGGTCAAACACGTCTCCGACAGAATCGCCGTCATGTACCTGGGTGCCATGGTCGAACTTTCGGACTATCGGTCCATCTTTAAAGATCCGCTTCATCCGTACACTCAGGCGCTTCTCTCCGCGATCCCCATCGCAAAGGTTGACGTGGACCGGACACGAATCCTTCTGGAAGGCGATGTCCCCAGCCCCATAGAGCCGCCACCCGGCTGCCGATTTGCCGGTCGATGTCGCTTCAGGCAGGAGCGATGTTCAACTGAAACGCCTGTTCTCAACGAACTCGAGGCTGGCCGATGGGTTGCCTGCCACTACGCACGAAAACTCGAACCACACAGTGCATAAAAAGGCCCCCGAGCCTTACAAGCTCGGGGGCCTTTTTCGTTCGTATATGTGGCATGAAGTAAGGTAGCAGCCTACAGTATCTTTTGAACGTTTGTGTCAGCTGAAAGCAGAGAATAGACTTTCACGGGGGGTATGTTTGAGGCGACGAAGCCACAAACATTGATTTTGAGGGAGGCATACCACAGAATACAATTTGCAACAAATATTTAATAAATATTGCTGAATAAATATTGAAAGGGTGAATGAGAATCTCGATAATGTTAATAACTTAAAATTAGTTATGATTTTTAAAAATACAAGCAGTTTTCTCTTCCTCTCTGGATACTGAAAAAAGTTTCGAATCAACAACCTCGTGGATTGATTCAATTGAGGAAGCCAACGTAAAGCTTGAATTATCGATCATTCTCTTGATAGCGAATCGGTCGTGAGGCACTTATCGCGGCTGCTGGCCTTTACTGAGAGTTTCCTGTATACCCCAGATCGAGGGAGAAGCGGTGGGCGACGTCCCGTAAACAACGAACGACGGTATCGATTTTCTTCTGCTTTCCTGCACTTCGAAACGCCAAGAGAGCTACACTGACAGCCGCGACGGCTGCGCCATTATAGCCCCGTATAGGCACGGCGAAACAGAGAAGTCCATCGACGAATTCACCTCTGTCCACAGCGTAGCCACGCTCTCTGGTTTCCCTCAAATCAGCCAGGAGGGATTCCATATCGGAAATTGTGTTCTCCGTGTGTTGCACAAAAGGGTCTTGGGCCAGAAGATCGACGACGGCAGAATCATCCATACAGGCGAGCAAGGCCTTTCCCAGTCCGGTGCAGTAGGCGGGCATCTTTCTCCCTATGGTCAGGTCAATCTTGAAGGTGGAGACACTGTCGATCTTGTCTATGTAGACCACGTGCTTCCCGTCCATGATGGCCAGGTTAATGGCTTCCCCTGTCTTTTCCGAGAGTTCTCTCATAAAGGGCTGTGCCTGTTTCCGAAGCCCCAGCCGCTTGACCACGTTGTTCCCGATCTCAAACAGCTTAAAGCTGTTGGCATAGGTATGGCTTGATCTGTTCTGAGTGACGTATCCCAGGTGTTTCAGCGTGTAGACCAGACGATACGCTGTGCTGCGCTCCAGACGGAGAGCCCGGGCGATGTCGTTGATCGCCAACTCGCCTCTTCCGTCTAAAAGCTCCAAGATCGCTAAAGCTCGTTCAACAGACTGGACAGTACCGGAAACGTTCTTTCCCACACCAATCATCAGTCCTCTCATGGCATCAAAGCCCTGGATTGAGGCATCGACTAGTTTGCCTCTCTTATTCGGATGCATAGGTATAGACGATACTTGGAGCTCGTGTTGA
The genomic region above belongs to Dethiosulfovibrio peptidovorans and contains:
- a CDS encoding peptide ABC transporter ATP-binding protein, with product MAETGTKLIEVTNLKKYFKTKKGMLHAVDNLSFYIDKGETLGLVGESGCGKSTTGRVLIRLLEATGGQVIMDGQDVLAASPREMAELRTRMQMVFQDPYSCLNPRMSVSELIAEPLEVNHRYTGRSERQARIRELMDIVGLAVRLTNAYPHELDGGRRQRVGIARALALNPDFIVQDEPVSALDVCIQAQILNLMKQLQKDLGLTYLFISHDLSVVKHVSDRIAVMYLGAMVELSDYRSIFKDPLHPYTQALLSAIPIAKVDVDRTRILLEGDVPSPIEPPPGCRFAGRCRFRQERCSTETPVLNELEAGRWVACHYARKLEPHSA
- a CDS encoding IclR family transcriptional regulator, with protein sequence MIGVGKNVSGTVQSVERALAILELLDGRGELAINDIARALRLERSTAYRLVYTLKHLGYVTQNRSSHTYANSFKLFEIGNNVVKRLGLRKQAQPFMRELSEKTGEAINLAIMDGKHVVYIDKIDSVSTFKIDLTIGRKMPAYCTGLGKALLACMDDSAVVDLLAQDPFVQHTENTISDMESLLADLRETRERGYAVDRGEFVDGLLCFAVPIRGYNGAAVAAVSVALLAFRSAGKQKKIDTVVRCLRDVAHRFSLDLGYTGNSQ